In one Ananas comosus cultivar F153 linkage group 12, ASM154086v1, whole genome shotgun sequence genomic region, the following are encoded:
- the LOC109718690 gene encoding putative ubiquitin-conjugating enzyme E2 38 isoform X3, whose protein sequence is MDGAGFFRSKSNGAASSSSNHQKSKHHQVFPHEKINISDEKAPHSTGIISGISSAFKKKQIGSYYFSWPLKAKLLQGPVPINTMYSSGNNDSTNSSIDYSLETHEQEIQDLDYFDQADEYSQYEDAEDTYYNELINHESNHTLTAKFDSLNLSPVEEDTLFSPQKLAPESASDLKQIEQNYDEIDAKFKSFKKFDIVQDFSDHHYAKHSSWLKPGKDWNKRIQHDWSVLEKDLPEMIYVRVYEQRMDLLRAVIVGPSGTPYHDGLFFFDFRFPTDYPNSPPKVYYCSHGYRLNPNLYHCGKVCLSLLNTWTGSGCEKWSKSKSTILQVLLSIQALVLNEKPYFNEPAFVKLANTPNGETNSLAYNEKVFLLSCKTMQHSLRRPPKHFEDLVAGHFHQRGHTILMACKAYLADARVGSDVLAEKQEKATCHMKDFKASLKTIFDELLTEFSAKGVDCKEFLDMKENDDSGTSSSAAAKHD, encoded by the exons ATGGACGGCGCCGG GTTTTTCCGATCCAAATCGAACGGTGCGGCTTCTTCGAGCTCGAATCATCAAAAGAGCAAGCATCACCAG GTTTTCCCTcatgagaaaattaatattagtGATGAAAAAGCACCACATTCAACTGGGATCATCAGTGGAATATCCTCAGCTTTCAAGAAGAAGCAAATTGGTTCTTACTATTTCAGTTGGCCACTGAAAGCAAAG ctCTTGCAGGGTCCCGTTCCCATTAATACAATGTACTCCAGTGGAAACAATGATTCCACAAACAGTTCAATCGATTACTCGTTGGAAACTCATGAGCAAGAGATACAAGATCTTGACTACTTTGATCAAGCCGACGAATATAGCCAATATGAAGATGCTGAAGATACTTATTATAACGAGTTGATTAACCATGAAAGCAACCACACTTTGACAGCTAAATTTGACTCTTTGAATCTATCTCCGGTTGAGGAGGATACTTTATTTTCACCACAGAAACTTGCACCTGAAAGCGCAAGTGATCTTAAGCAGATAGAACAAAATTATGATGAAATTGATGCAAAATTCAAGTCATTTAAGAAATTTGATATTGTTCAAGATTTCTCAGATCATCATTATGCCAAACACTCTTCATGGTTGAAG CCAGGGaaagattggaacaagaggatcCAACATGATTGGAGTGTCCTGGAGAAAGATTTACCTG AGATGATATATGTCAGAGTTTATGAACAAAGAATGGACCTACTTAGGGCGGTAATTGTAGGGCCATCTGGAACTCCCTATCATGATGGACTATTTTTCTTCGATTTTCGGTTTCCTACCGATTATCCAAACTCTCCTCCG AAAGTTTATTATTGCTCGCATGGATATCGACTGAACCCTAACTTGTACCATTGTGGAAAAGTCTGCCTTAGCCTTCTGAACACATGGACTGGAAGCGGCTGTGAGAAATGGAGCAAGTCGAAGTCAACCATCCTGCAGGTGTTGCTCTCTATTCAGGCTCTTGTATTGAACGAGAAGCCATACTTCAATGAGCCGGCATTTGTAAAGCTTGCTAATACGCCCAATGGAGAAACCAACTCTTTGGCTTATAATGAGAAGGTCTTCCTTCTGTCCTGCAAGACAATGCAGCACTCACTACGGAGGCCACCAAAG CATTTCGAGGACTTGGTAGCTGGGCATTTCCACCAGCGCGGGCACACGATCCTCATGGCGTGCAAGGCTTACTTGGCGGATGCTCGGGTGGGGTCGGACGTCCTGGCGGAAAAGCAGGAAAAGGCCACTTGTCACATGAAAGACTTCAAGGCCTCACTCAAGACGATCTTCGACGAGCTTTTGACAGAGTTTAGCGCCAAAGGAGTTGATTGCAAAGAGTTTCTTGATATGAAGGAGAATGACGATTCGGGTACTTCTTCTTCCGCTGCTGCTAAACACGACTGA
- the LOC109718690 gene encoding putative ubiquitin-conjugating enzyme E2 38 isoform X4 gives MDGAGFFRSKSNGAASSSSNHQKSKHHQVFPHEKINISDEKAPHSTGIISGISSAFKKKQIGSYYFSWPLKAKGPVPINTMYSSGNNDSTNSSIDYSLETHEQEIQDLDYFDQADEYSQYEDAEDTYYNELINHESNHTLTAKFDSLNLSPVEEDTLFSPQKLAPESASDLKQIEQNYDEIDAKFKSFKKFDIVQDFSDHHYAKHSSWLKPGKDWNKRIQHDWSVLEKDLPEMIYVRVYEQRMDLLRAVIVGPSGTPYHDGLFFFDFRFPTDYPNSPPKVYYCSHGYRLNPNLYHCGKVCLSLLNTWTGSGCEKWSKSKSTILQVLLSIQALVLNEKPYFNEPAFVKLANTPNGETNSLAYNEKVFLLSCKTMQHSLRRPPKHFEDLVAGHFHQRGHTILMACKAYLADARVGSDVLAEKQEKATCHMKDFKASLKTIFDELLTEFSAKGVDCKEFLDMKENDDSGTSSSAAAKHD, from the exons ATGGACGGCGCCGG GTTTTTCCGATCCAAATCGAACGGTGCGGCTTCTTCGAGCTCGAATCATCAAAAGAGCAAGCATCACCAG GTTTTCCCTcatgagaaaattaatattagtGATGAAAAAGCACCACATTCAACTGGGATCATCAGTGGAATATCCTCAGCTTTCAAGAAGAAGCAAATTGGTTCTTACTATTTCAGTTGGCCACTGAAAGCAAAG GGTCCCGTTCCCATTAATACAATGTACTCCAGTGGAAACAATGATTCCACAAACAGTTCAATCGATTACTCGTTGGAAACTCATGAGCAAGAGATACAAGATCTTGACTACTTTGATCAAGCCGACGAATATAGCCAATATGAAGATGCTGAAGATACTTATTATAACGAGTTGATTAACCATGAAAGCAACCACACTTTGACAGCTAAATTTGACTCTTTGAATCTATCTCCGGTTGAGGAGGATACTTTATTTTCACCACAGAAACTTGCACCTGAAAGCGCAAGTGATCTTAAGCAGATAGAACAAAATTATGATGAAATTGATGCAAAATTCAAGTCATTTAAGAAATTTGATATTGTTCAAGATTTCTCAGATCATCATTATGCCAAACACTCTTCATGGTTGAAG CCAGGGaaagattggaacaagaggatcCAACATGATTGGAGTGTCCTGGAGAAAGATTTACCTG AGATGATATATGTCAGAGTTTATGAACAAAGAATGGACCTACTTAGGGCGGTAATTGTAGGGCCATCTGGAACTCCCTATCATGATGGACTATTTTTCTTCGATTTTCGGTTTCCTACCGATTATCCAAACTCTCCTCCG AAAGTTTATTATTGCTCGCATGGATATCGACTGAACCCTAACTTGTACCATTGTGGAAAAGTCTGCCTTAGCCTTCTGAACACATGGACTGGAAGCGGCTGTGAGAAATGGAGCAAGTCGAAGTCAACCATCCTGCAGGTGTTGCTCTCTATTCAGGCTCTTGTATTGAACGAGAAGCCATACTTCAATGAGCCGGCATTTGTAAAGCTTGCTAATACGCCCAATGGAGAAACCAACTCTTTGGCTTATAATGAGAAGGTCTTCCTTCTGTCCTGCAAGACAATGCAGCACTCACTACGGAGGCCACCAAAG CATTTCGAGGACTTGGTAGCTGGGCATTTCCACCAGCGCGGGCACACGATCCTCATGGCGTGCAAGGCTTACTTGGCGGATGCTCGGGTGGGGTCGGACGTCCTGGCGGAAAAGCAGGAAAAGGCCACTTGTCACATGAAAGACTTCAAGGCCTCACTCAAGACGATCTTCGACGAGCTTTTGACAGAGTTTAGCGCCAAAGGAGTTGATTGCAAAGAGTTTCTTGATATGAAGGAGAATGACGATTCGGGTACTTCTTCTTCCGCTGCTGCTAAACACGACTGA
- the LOC109718690 gene encoding putative ubiquitin-conjugating enzyme E2 38 isoform X5, translating into MYSSGNNDSTNSSIDYSLETHEQEIQDLDYFDQADEYSQYEDAEDTYYNELINHESNHTLTAKFDSLNLSPVEEDTLFSPQKLAPESASDLKQIEQNYDEIDAKFKSFKKFDIVQDFSDHHYAKHSSWLKPGKDWNKRIQHDWSVLEKDLPEMIYVRVYEQRMDLLRAVIVGPSGTPYHDGLFFFDFRFPTDYPNSPPKVYYCSHGYRLNPNLYHCGKVCLSLLNTWTGSGCEKWSKSKSTILQVLLSIQALVLNEKPYFNEPAFVKLANTPNGETNSLAYNEKVFLLSCKTMQHSLRRPPKHFEDLVAGHFHQRGHTILMACKAYLADARVGSDVLAEKQEKATCHMKDFKASLKTIFDELLTEFSAKGVDCKEFLDMKENDDSGTSSSAAAKHD; encoded by the exons ATGTACTCCAGTGGAAACAATGATTCCACAAACAGTTCAATCGATTACTCGTTGGAAACTCATGAGCAAGAGATACAAGATCTTGACTACTTTGATCAAGCCGACGAATATAGCCAATATGAAGATGCTGAAGATACTTATTATAACGAGTTGATTAACCATGAAAGCAACCACACTTTGACAGCTAAATTTGACTCTTTGAATCTATCTCCGGTTGAGGAGGATACTTTATTTTCACCACAGAAACTTGCACCTGAAAGCGCAAGTGATCTTAAGCAGATAGAACAAAATTATGATGAAATTGATGCAAAATTCAAGTCATTTAAGAAATTTGATATTGTTCAAGATTTCTCAGATCATCATTATGCCAAACACTCTTCATGGTTGAAG CCAGGGaaagattggaacaagaggatcCAACATGATTGGAGTGTCCTGGAGAAAGATTTACCTG AGATGATATATGTCAGAGTTTATGAACAAAGAATGGACCTACTTAGGGCGGTAATTGTAGGGCCATCTGGAACTCCCTATCATGATGGACTATTTTTCTTCGATTTTCGGTTTCCTACCGATTATCCAAACTCTCCTCCG AAAGTTTATTATTGCTCGCATGGATATCGACTGAACCCTAACTTGTACCATTGTGGAAAAGTCTGCCTTAGCCTTCTGAACACATGGACTGGAAGCGGCTGTGAGAAATGGAGCAAGTCGAAGTCAACCATCCTGCAGGTGTTGCTCTCTATTCAGGCTCTTGTATTGAACGAGAAGCCATACTTCAATGAGCCGGCATTTGTAAAGCTTGCTAATACGCCCAATGGAGAAACCAACTCTTTGGCTTATAATGAGAAGGTCTTCCTTCTGTCCTGCAAGACAATGCAGCACTCACTACGGAGGCCACCAAAG CATTTCGAGGACTTGGTAGCTGGGCATTTCCACCAGCGCGGGCACACGATCCTCATGGCGTGCAAGGCTTACTTGGCGGATGCTCGGGTGGGGTCGGACGTCCTGGCGGAAAAGCAGGAAAAGGCCACTTGTCACATGAAAGACTTCAAGGCCTCACTCAAGACGATCTTCGACGAGCTTTTGACAGAGTTTAGCGCCAAAGGAGTTGATTGCAAAGAGTTTCTTGATATGAAGGAGAATGACGATTCGGGTACTTCTTCTTCCGCTGCTGCTAAACACGACTGA
- the LOC109718690 gene encoding uncharacterized protein LOC109718690 isoform X2 — translation MTIRVLLLPLLLNTTEITATRTKAAHSVARSFRASHLILQRSKSWRLPPLFPKPGTFSFHHGQIYQTTDPTILHLAGTLTLTGPYPPLAVRSNSSGLIRPLRAVFQLAGFWSEASGALCMVGNGVLRPLPDGAPDYLPAVLKLGYPKSSNISTSVITEFSDSDDYNYRTTTALVPGKSMVGEGFWDHKTNRLCLLACPVLSDTSIGDCYVGLSFWFPSYLSIKTRSLVLGRMWSNKEEDDESYFEPIMLKSAGHHLWDEPPKLKYKYTKLDKVKKYFKLNSASVVAGEKRYPDGRIANDMRFSFSFQDPKGEGGWGHAYLLSRGETDFGDRTIYWNGEVPVENPTHAEMNRTLLNVTYTVSMQIWNSTGESRNSVESIISAEGLYSSSTGQLYLIGCGNPGLSGTRKEVKNSTESMDCEIFINMQLSPLNSERNGEANGTIMSTRDKSDALYFEPLKIASNIMYTVQAQEAIRRMQIEVAMVVISLTLYCIFTCLQIYHAKKNRDISPSISTTMLLILTLGHMIPLILNIEALFFANRNRRRIFFHSGHWIDAGKVIVRLTTMVALILQLRLLQVAWTARSSSVGQKKSLWATEGKTLLACLPLYIIGTVIAWFVRSTQQPLWKDLIAYAGLILDGFLLPQIIFNLFSNSNNKALTPFFYVGITVVRSMPHLYDAFRARHYFPQLMSSYIYAKPEGDFYSTLWDIIVPCEGLLFAALVYLQQRFGGRCFVPMRFREGAGYERVAVVSS, via the exons ATGACGATTCGGGTACTTCTTCTTCCGCTGCTGCTAAACACGACTGAGATAACTGCGACGAGAACCAAAGCCG CACACTCCGTGGCGCGCAGTTTCAGAGCCTCTCACTTGATACTTCAACGGTCCAAGTCATGGCGACTCCCTCCCCTCTTCCCCAAGCCCGGCACCTTCAGCTTCCACCACGGCCAAATCTACCAAACCACTGACCCCACCATCCTCCACCTCGccggaaccctaaccctaaccggCCCCTATCCCCCTCTCGCCGTCCGCAGCAACTCCTCTGGCCTCATCCGGCCCCTCCGCGCCGTGTTCCAGCTCGCCGGGTTCTGGTCGGAGGCCTCCGGAGCGCTCTGCATGGTCGGGAACGGCGTCCTCCGACCCCTGCCCGACGGCGCCCCCGATTACCTCCCCGCCGTTCTCAAGCTTGGTTACCCGAAATCGTCGAACATCTCCACCTCTGTCATCACAG AGTTCTCGGATTCGGATGATTACAACTACCGCACAACCACAGCTTTGGTTCCGGGGAAATCGATGGTTGGTGAGGGCTTCTGGGACCATAAGACAAATCGGTTGTGCCTCTTGGCTTGTCCTGTGCTATCGGATACTTCTATTGGGGATTGCTATGTTGGTCTTAGCTTTTGGTTCCCTTCGTATTTGTCGATCAAGACGAGGAGCTTGGTTCTTGGGCGGATGTGGAGTAACAAGGAGGAGGATGATGAATCCTACTTTGAACCAATCATGCTCAAGAGTGCAGGGCATCATCTTTGGGATGAACCCCCGAAATTGAAGTACAAGTATACCAAATTGGACAAAGTGAAGAAGTATTTCAAGTTGAACAGCGCAAGTGTTGTAGCAGGGGAGAAGAGATACCCCGACGGCAGGATTGCTAATGACATGCGTTTCAGTTTCTCATTTCAAGATCCTAAGGGTGAGGGTGGATGGGGGCATGCCTATCTGCTCTCGCGCGGTGAGACTGACTTTGGCGATCGGACTATCTACTGGAATGGTGAGGTCCCTGTAGAAAATCCGACACATGCTGAAATGAATCGTACTCTCTTGAATGTAACCTATACGGTAAGTATGCAAATTTGGAACTCAACTGGCGAGTCTAGGAACTCGGTAGAGTCTATAATCTCCGCAGAAGGATTGTATAGTTCTTCAACGGGTCAGCTTTACTTGATAGGATGTGGAAATCCGGGTTTGTCGGGTACTAGAAAAGAAGTTAAGAACAGTACTGAATCTATGGACTGCGAGATTTTCATCAACATGCAGCTCTCTCCTTTAAATTCTGAAAGGAATGGAGAGGCCAACGGTACGATTATGAGCACAAGAGACAAATCTGATGCCCTCTACTTTGAGCCCCTCAAGATCGCATCGAACATCATGTACACTGTTCAAGCGCAGGAGGCAATACGAAGAATGCAAATCGAGGTCGCAATGGTGGTGATCTCTCTCACCCTCTATTGCATCTTCACTTGTTTGCAGATCTACCATGCCAAGAAGAATCGAGATATCAGTCCCTCCATATCAACAACAATGCTGTTGATTCTTACTCTTGGCCACATGATCCCCTTAATACTAAACATCGAGGCCTTGTTCTTTGCAAACCGGAACCGGCGGCGCATCTTTTTCCACAGCGGCCATTGGATTGACGCAGGTAAGGTTATCGTCCGTCTCACCACCATGGTAGCTCTCATTCTTCAGCTCCGCCTGCTCCAAGTTGCATGGACCGCACGATCATCATCGGTCGGCCAGAAAAAGTCCTTGTGGGCCACGGAAGGAAAAACTCTATTAGCGTGCCTCCCTTTATACATTATCGGCACCGTGATAGCTTGGTTTGTTCGCTCCACTCAGCAGCCCCTCTGGAAGGATCTTATCGCCTACGCAGGATTAATACTAGATGGTTTTCTTCTTCCCCAAATCATCTTCAATCTATTCTCTAACTCAAACAATAAGGCTTTAACTCCTTTCTTCTATGTTGGTATAACGGTCGTTCGATCGATGCCTCACCTCTACGATGCATTTAGAGCTCGACATTACTTTCCGCAATTGATGTCCTCTTACATATACGCGAAACCTGAAGGGGATTTCTATTCTACTTTGTGGGATATCATCGTTCCTTGCGAAGGATTACTCTTTGCCGCTCTTGTATATCTGCAGCAGCGGTTTGGCGGCCGGTGCTTTGTTCCCATGAGGTTTAGAGAGGGTGCTGGGTACGAAAGAGTCGCTGTGGTTAGTTCTTAG
- the LOC109718690 gene encoding uncharacterized protein LOC109718690 isoform X1 → MTIRVLLLPLLLNTTEITATRTKAAHSVARSFRASHLILQRSKSWRLPPLFPKPGTFSFHHGQIYQTTDPTILHLAGTLTLTGPYPPLAVRSNSSGLIRPLRAVFQLAGFWSEASGALCMVGNGVLRPLPDGAPDYLPAVLKLGYPKSSNISTSVITGTLEILSAASELNHFDRISLVAYTQNMYNYTLIRKANESCTNLRRFKEEEEPLVLDRDSLCSTLYSFLSFGSFKLNYKKFSAMSLILSSCSDDDDRFHVFVEFSDSDDYNYRTTTALVPGKSMVGEGFWDHKTNRLCLLACPVLSDTSIGDCYVGLSFWFPSYLSIKTRSLVLGRMWSNKEEDDESYFEPIMLKSAGHHLWDEPPKLKYKYTKLDKVKKYFKLNSASVVAGEKRYPDGRIANDMRFSFSFQDPKGEGGWGHAYLLSRGETDFGDRTIYWNGEVPVENPTHAEMNRTLLNVTYTVSMQIWNSTGESRNSVESIISAEGLYSSSTGQLYLIGCGNPGLSGTRKEVKNSTESMDCEIFINMQLSPLNSERNGEANGTIMSTRDKSDALYFEPLKIASNIMYTVQAQEAIRRMQIEVAMVVISLTLYCIFTCLQIYHAKKNRDISPSISTTMLLILTLGHMIPLILNIEALFFANRNRRRIFFHSGHWIDAGKVIVRLTTMVALILQLRLLQVAWTARSSSVGQKKSLWATEGKTLLACLPLYIIGTVIAWFVRSTQQPLWKDLIAYAGLILDGFLLPQIIFNLFSNSNNKALTPFFYVGITVVRSMPHLYDAFRARHYFPQLMSSYIYAKPEGDFYSTLWDIIVPCEGLLFAALVYLQQRFGGRCFVPMRFREGAGYERVAVVSS, encoded by the exons ATGACGATTCGGGTACTTCTTCTTCCGCTGCTGCTAAACACGACTGAGATAACTGCGACGAGAACCAAAGCCG CACACTCCGTGGCGCGCAGTTTCAGAGCCTCTCACTTGATACTTCAACGGTCCAAGTCATGGCGACTCCCTCCCCTCTTCCCCAAGCCCGGCACCTTCAGCTTCCACCACGGCCAAATCTACCAAACCACTGACCCCACCATCCTCCACCTCGccggaaccctaaccctaaccggCCCCTATCCCCCTCTCGCCGTCCGCAGCAACTCCTCTGGCCTCATCCGGCCCCTCCGCGCCGTGTTCCAGCTCGCCGGGTTCTGGTCGGAGGCCTCCGGAGCGCTCTGCATGGTCGGGAACGGCGTCCTCCGACCCCTGCCCGACGGCGCCCCCGATTACCTCCCCGCCGTTCTCAAGCTTGGTTACCCGAAATCGTCGAACATCTCCACCTCTGTCATCACAGGTACCCTCGAAATCCTATCCGCCGCCAGTGAATTGAACCATTTCGATCGAATTTCACTTGTAGCTTACACCCAGAACATGTATAACTACACTTTAATTCGTAAGGCAAATGAGTCTTGTACTAATCTTCGTCGatttaaagaagaagaagaaccacTAGTGCTCGATCGCGACTCCCTCTGTTCTACTCTCTACAGTTTTCTGAGTTTTGGCTCATTCAAGTTGAACTACAAAAAATTCTCTGCTATGTCGCTGATTCTTAGCAGCTGCTCTGACGATGATGATCGGTTTCACGTATTCGTAGAGTTCTCGGATTCGGATGATTACAACTACCGCACAACCACAGCTTTGGTTCCGGGGAAATCGATGGTTGGTGAGGGCTTCTGGGACCATAAGACAAATCGGTTGTGCCTCTTGGCTTGTCCTGTGCTATCGGATACTTCTATTGGGGATTGCTATGTTGGTCTTAGCTTTTGGTTCCCTTCGTATTTGTCGATCAAGACGAGGAGCTTGGTTCTTGGGCGGATGTGGAGTAACAAGGAGGAGGATGATGAATCCTACTTTGAACCAATCATGCTCAAGAGTGCAGGGCATCATCTTTGGGATGAACCCCCGAAATTGAAGTACAAGTATACCAAATTGGACAAAGTGAAGAAGTATTTCAAGTTGAACAGCGCAAGTGTTGTAGCAGGGGAGAAGAGATACCCCGACGGCAGGATTGCTAATGACATGCGTTTCAGTTTCTCATTTCAAGATCCTAAGGGTGAGGGTGGATGGGGGCATGCCTATCTGCTCTCGCGCGGTGAGACTGACTTTGGCGATCGGACTATCTACTGGAATGGTGAGGTCCCTGTAGAAAATCCGACACATGCTGAAATGAATCGTACTCTCTTGAATGTAACCTATACGGTAAGTATGCAAATTTGGAACTCAACTGGCGAGTCTAGGAACTCGGTAGAGTCTATAATCTCCGCAGAAGGATTGTATAGTTCTTCAACGGGTCAGCTTTACTTGATAGGATGTGGAAATCCGGGTTTGTCGGGTACTAGAAAAGAAGTTAAGAACAGTACTGAATCTATGGACTGCGAGATTTTCATCAACATGCAGCTCTCTCCTTTAAATTCTGAAAGGAATGGAGAGGCCAACGGTACGATTATGAGCACAAGAGACAAATCTGATGCCCTCTACTTTGAGCCCCTCAAGATCGCATCGAACATCATGTACACTGTTCAAGCGCAGGAGGCAATACGAAGAATGCAAATCGAGGTCGCAATGGTGGTGATCTCTCTCACCCTCTATTGCATCTTCACTTGTTTGCAGATCTACCATGCCAAGAAGAATCGAGATATCAGTCCCTCCATATCAACAACAATGCTGTTGATTCTTACTCTTGGCCACATGATCCCCTTAATACTAAACATCGAGGCCTTGTTCTTTGCAAACCGGAACCGGCGGCGCATCTTTTTCCACAGCGGCCATTGGATTGACGCAGGTAAGGTTATCGTCCGTCTCACCACCATGGTAGCTCTCATTCTTCAGCTCCGCCTGCTCCAAGTTGCATGGACCGCACGATCATCATCGGTCGGCCAGAAAAAGTCCTTGTGGGCCACGGAAGGAAAAACTCTATTAGCGTGCCTCCCTTTATACATTATCGGCACCGTGATAGCTTGGTTTGTTCGCTCCACTCAGCAGCCCCTCTGGAAGGATCTTATCGCCTACGCAGGATTAATACTAGATGGTTTTCTTCTTCCCCAAATCATCTTCAATCTATTCTCTAACTCAAACAATAAGGCTTTAACTCCTTTCTTCTATGTTGGTATAACGGTCGTTCGATCGATGCCTCACCTCTACGATGCATTTAGAGCTCGACATTACTTTCCGCAATTGATGTCCTCTTACATATACGCGAAACCTGAAGGGGATTTCTATTCTACTTTGTGGGATATCATCGTTCCTTGCGAAGGATTACTCTTTGCCGCTCTTGTATATCTGCAGCAGCGGTTTGGCGGCCGGTGCTTTGTTCCCATGAGGTTTAGAGAGGGTGCTGGGTACGAAAGAGTCGCTGTGGTTAGTTCTTAG